The genomic segment TGCAGCGTCAGCTCAAACAAATACGCGAGGCCGCGCGGCCGACGACTGTGCTCGTGACGCACGATCTGCGGGAAGCGCTGTTTCTTGCCGATCGAATCGCCGTTCTGCGCGAAGGGAAGCTCGAGCAGGTCGCGGACGGGCCGACGCTGCGTGGAGCGCCAGCAACCGAATATGTCCGGCAATTGCTGGCGTACGTGGAAGACGAGGAATGATCCGGACCCTGGGGCAAGTGTTGCGCGCACTGCTCTTCCTGAGTGCCGCAGTGCTTCCACCGTCGCTGGTTCGCGCGCAGACGGCGAAGGCGGGTTCTCCTGTGGTGGTCGCATCCAAACCGTTTGGTGAGTCATTCATACTGGCCGAGCTATTTGCGCAGCTTCTCGAGCGCCGTGGATTCACCGTCGATCGACGGCCGGGGCTCGGCGCGACAGAGGTTGCCTTCTCGGCGGTCCGATCCGGTGCTGTCGACGTCTACCCCGAGTACACTGGAACAGGACTGCTCGCCGTACTGAAGGAACCCCCGCAAAATGATCCGGCAGCTGTCTTCGCTCGCGTCGCGCGTGAATTCCCGAGGAGGTACGGAGTGCGGTGGCTGCCTCCCCTTGGATTCGAGAACACCTACGCGATTGCCGTGCGCCGGCAAACGGCGGAGCAATACTCTCTCGAAACTCTCACTGATCTCGCAGGCGTAGCGCAACGTCTCACGGCCGGCCTGACGGCGGATTTCATCGAAAGAAAAGACGGACTTCCCGGATTGAAATCGGCGTACGGAATGTCGTTCAGGAGCGTGCGGCCGCTCGGCCAGGCCGTGAAATACCAGGCGCTCACTTCAGGTGCGGTTGACGTCATCGACGGCTACTCGACGGATGGATTCATTGCGAAGCACGACCTCGTCGTCCTGCGCGACGACAAGAGATTTTTTCCGCCGTATGAAGCTGCGGCGTTGGTCAGCGGACGACTCTACCGCAATCACCCGCGCGCGATCGCAGCGCTAGTCGAGCTGAGCGACCGGCTCGACGTGAAGACGATGCGCAGGCTGAATGCGAGACTGGAAGTTGATCGCGAGCCCGTGGATGCCATCGCTCGCTCGGCGCTTCAGGAGCTTGGACTCATCGCCGGGGCCGCTGTCGTTTCGCCTTCCTCAACCAGTGCCGCATCGAGCTCGTTCGCCGGCTACATGTGGAGTCAGCGGCAAACACTGCTGGCAGCGGTAGTACGCCATCTCATGCTTGTAACGGTCGCCCTCGTCGCGGGAATGCTTGTCGCGATTCCTCTCGGGCTGTGGCTTGACGCCGCCGGCCGGGCCGCCGAGCCCGTGATACGTGCGATCGGTCTCCTTCAGACCATCCCGAGCATCGCGCTGCTGGCGTTCATGATTCCTCTGATTGGCATCGGTGTATGGCCGGCGCTCGTTGCGCTCTGGCTCTATTCGTTGTATCCGATCGTGCGGAGCACGTACTCAGGAGTGCGAGACGCCGACCCCACCGCGGTCTACGCCGCACGGGCGCTCGGCATGACGCCCTCCCAGATTCTGCGGCAGGTGCGTCTTCCTCTCGCCGCGCCGACGGTCCTCGCCGGCATTCGGACTGCGGCAGTGATCGCGGTAGGAACCGCTACTCTGGCGGCGTTCATCGGTGCGGGCGGGCTGGGCGAGCCGATTGCCACGGGTCTCGCCCTCGCCGACACGCGGCTAATTCTCTCGGGCGCACTGCCCGCAGCGGCGCTGGCGCTTGTCGTCGACGCGCTGCTCGCCATTGTCGAGCGGGTGACAACTCCCGCGCCGTTACGTCACGCGGCCGCGGAGCGATTCAGAGAGCGGATGCAGGGCTGACGATCAATACGGGATTGTCCGCACGACCTCACCACTCGCGTTGGGCGCGCTCTGTGAGCCGGCCACCGAAGCAGCGAGACCACCTGCCAAGCTGCTTATTCAGTTCATCGCACGTCATTGGATTTCCGAGTCTCTATCACGACCTCCGGGTATTCGATAGAGGGACCATCCAACAATTGTGCGTTTCTGACGTTGAGATGTCTTTCAAAGAAAGCCAATACATAGCTGTTAATGATCTTTAGACACCGCCGACTGTCGATCTTTGAGCCAGCAAACAATTGATTGAGTACCGGTGCTATCAGGGATAGCTCAGAAAAATTGGAATGGTTGGATCCCCGAATTTTGACCGTGTAAACTGTATTTCTGAATTGCCCGTAAGCAAAATTGTTCATATCAGCATTCGATTCACTGTACATGAACATGAAAGGTTGATCGAGGCCTGCCTCCACAACATCTCCATACTGGAAGCCATCCATGTTGATACCAGCTTTGAACCTTGAGTCCAGCCTGCTGGTCTGAGCCGCATTGGCGCCACCAAAAGACATCCCTACTATACCAACTTTTGTCGGATGGATTTTTCCCGCAAAGGGGGTCAACGCGTTTGTGTTCAAGAGCTCAATTCGGTTTAAGACGAATCGGGCATCCGCTGACCAGACTGGAATGCTTTCTTCAAACAATCCATTGAATTCCCTGAGCTGGTTCGCTGCATTGGACCGTTCAAGTGGATTCTTTGAAAGAGCAAGTACGTTAAGAAGTGAATCTCGAACAGGGCCCTTTTTTCGAGTTCGGCGTCGAGACGCAACAAGGCCGGTATCCACCCATACGATTCGTCCATCTGGAAATACTGTGGCAGTGGACTCATATGTGTGATCAATGCCAACGACAATGTAGCCATGGCTGGCGAGATCTTCGGCGAGAATGGTGTTTTGTGTGCGCGTGGCGAAGTACGCATGACCGTGTGAAAACACGATCACCGGATAACTTTGCTGTTTTTTTGAAACGGGTGCTTCCGCGAAAGAATGAGAACGGATGAGCTTGAGATGATCGAAGATGAAGGATGGACCACCAAATGCGTTTGCCATCGCGATCCCTTCCACATCGGCATCGGGTTTGTAAAGCCCGGTCCTGGCACCTGCTGCTGGATCAGCAGGATACCAGAACTGAACCATTAATTCCCGATAATCTGCGCTATCTGATGTGTAAACTTCCGAACGCGAACTATCAGTAAAATGATAAGAGACTGTGCCCACTTTATGAGGACCCGCAGGCTCCGGGAGGGTGAAAACTGGAAAGAGATACGGGAGAGCCGTCGCAACAACAAAGAACAAGACTCCCAGGAAACCCATTACGATCACCCGCCATCTTCGAGCGGGTCGTACACCTGGCCGGACCGTGCGCCTGATTGTAATGAGGCACAACAAACCCGTAAGCAGATATGCGGGCACCATCTGCCAACGGTATCCTTCGAATGAGAAATGAAGGATGGAAGCGATCACCGCCAAACCGAGAAGTGTTTTTGTCCAGCGAGCTTTGTCGTTTCTCCCGAAGAATGGCCGAAGGAAGAAAAGCAAATTGACTAACAGTATGAGAATTTCAAATAATCTCACTGTCTCGTTGATTTAATTGTTGCAAGTGTCGCTCATGCTGGGGCGACTGCGGATACGTCGATGTTTCACTGCTGGAGTAACCGGAGGTGGATCACGCAGCTTAGCGCAGAGCCGTCGAGCTTCCGCCGCCTCGCCACTAAACTCGGGACTTGAGCCCTATCTCACCGCGGCGACACACTCTCTATCAAAGGCTCTCGCTTTGCCTATCAACATAACGCCCAGCGCGAACTCGACTAACGCCAGCGGGGGATGGAGGGCGGACAATACCGGTACCGATGCGCGTAAAAAAATCAGGATTTCAGCCTGAAGGATGAACATGCCAAACAGAAGCCACGTCCACCGTTTCGTCCGGCTGGGGAACTTACCCACGTAGGCAACGATCAGCATGATGAACACGGGCAGCCCGAGGTAGTGTCCCAAGTCGGTGTGCAGACCAATCGATCAGTGTCGCCACAACGACCATCCCCGTGAGAAAGACTTGAACAAGAAGCCCCACGACAAAAACGAGCGCGCTGAGCAAGTAGACGTTTAGCGTCCATCCTCTCATTGTGATCTCCCTGATGCGTCGTTACATGACGAAAGATCGGATGTCAGCCATCGGCTATGCAATGGACACCATGAACGCACACCAGCGAGCTAGCCCCAGATGAAGGACACCCCGCCTGGCAGTCTATTGCCAGGCGGGGCGCTGAGTTACGAAAATCCTGTCGGACCTACCAGCGATAATGCGCGAACGCCTTGTTTGCCTCAGCCATCCTGTGCGTGTCTTCTTTCTTCTTGATCGCATTCCCTTCGCCCTTGGAAGCGGCGATCACTTCGGCGGCGAGCTTTTCGGCCATCGACTTCTCGTTGCGCCCGCGGGAAAATGTGATGAGCCACCGCATCGCGAGGGCTGTACGCCGATCCGGACGCACTTCGACGGGAACCTGATATGTAGCGCCACCGACTCGGCGGCTCTTCACTTCGACTGCCGGCTTGAGGTTCGTGAGCGCCTGCTTGAAGACGGTGACACCGGACTGACTCGTGCGGCTCTCGACGAGGTCCATCGCGCCGTAGAAGATGCGCTCGGCCGTGGATTTCTTCCCTTCGTACATGATCGCGTTGATGAACTTCGACACCGTCTGGCTGTCGTAGCGCGCGTCGGGAAGGATTGTACGCTTGACGGATTTCTTGCGGCGGCTCATTTACTTCTTTCCTCCCGCGGCTCCCGCGGCTTTCGGCTTCTTCGTGCCGTATTTCGACCGGCTCTTGTTCCGACCGTTCACGCCCGACGCGTCGAGGCTGCCGCGCACAATGTGGTAGCGTACGCCGGGCAGATCCTTAACACGACCGCCACGGATGAGCACAATCGAGTGCTCCTGCAGGTTGTGGCCTTCGCCCGGAATATACGCGGTGACTTCGAAGCCGTTGGTGAGCCTGACGCGCGCGACTTTGCGCAGCGCTGAGTTCGGCTTCTTCGGGGTGGTGGTGTAAACGCGGGTGCAAACTCCACGCTTCTGCGGATTGGACTTCAAGGCCGGCGCTTTTTCCTTTTTCTGGACGTCGCGGCGGCTTTGACGGACGAGCTGGTTGATAGTCGGCATTAACGATTCTGGGTTTAAAAAAAATCCCTCATCGAGGGCTGGACAGCCTTTAAAGTTAGACACCCAGCGAGGGAGCGTCAAGTCACGCAGCGAGCGTAGCTCGTGTGGAAGTCGAGGCGTGGCCTGATCTTACAAGCTCGGATCATTCGGTGTCGAGCGCCCTTCGCGGCCTTGAATTTGAACTGTCCGAAGGCACGGAACCGATCGACGCTCGCTCACGGACCTAACGCCCCTGACGACAGTTGTTCAATTCAGTTCGTAACTGTAACCACAGATGAACGCGAATAGACACCGATTCTGTTCCGCAATTATCCGTGTTCAGGCGCCTCCCCCGTGCTCATCTGTGGCTCGTTAACAATGGCGGCAAACATTTTCCTGATGTGGCGCCGGACACCGGACGATCGGCTCGAGCCGGATCAAGTCGCTACGAAATTGCAGCAGATTTTTGCGCCTCTTTTTTCCGGGTCCCTTGAACTGACAATCCGTCAGAATTCTGCAACGGCCATGGTGTATCTCGAGCTTCCTATGCGCGGCTGGAGCGCGCCACTTTTTCAGGAAGACGAGGAAAATTGGGCCGTTGCTCCTGACTATCCCGTCAATGCCGGCGCCGCACTTTCCGCAAAGGAGAAGGATTTTTCCAGCATCCTTCCTGCCCTGGGACGGAGCCTGCAGGCGAATCCTTTTCAGCTCCTGCGCAGATTGGCTCCGCCTTTTTCTCTGGCGTGGTGCTCCAAGCTCACTGGCGAAGCATTCGTTCAGAACGATGGTCTTGGACAAGCCCAGCTGTTTGAATACGAAAAAGGGCGACTCTTCGCCGTAACCAATCGGCTCTTTGCGTTGAAGGCTCTTGGCATTTCGCTCGAGCCAGTGGCTGAAGAGTGGGCAGCACGATGGACTCTCAACTGGTTTCCAAAGAATACGAGCGGCTATAAATCAGTGAGATTTGTTGGGCCCGGAACACAACTGCATTTCTCTACGCATGGAATAACCAGAGCCACGCACGACGTTTTGAGAGAGTGGATCATCCCGGATCACAAATCTCGGGAAGATCTGGCCGAGTTGGCGCGATCCTCGTTGCTGAGCGTGATCAAGTCGGTGGCTCCTCTATGGAAAAAAAAGCCAACACTCCTGCTTTCCGGAGGATGGGATAGCAGAGCCGTCGCGTCGTCACTGAAATATCTGGGATTGGAGTTCACTGGTAAGGTCACGGGGCTTCCTGGCCGTCCTGATGTTATCGTCGCATCCGAGCTGGCTAAGATCGGGGGTCTGGACCTCGAGATTGATAGTTCCGGCGGTTTGCCTCCCGAGAATCTGGACGATTGCCGTCGCAGTATTTCACTGGCATTACTGTGGGAAGCAGGGTACCGCGTCACAAGGAAACACAAACTGTTTCTGAATGGCAAAAAGGATAAACACCTCGGCAGGGGTTCCCCTAAACTCAGCGGGAAGCATGGCGAGATTGGACGTGGCTTCTATTCGACGAAGTGGGACACGGAAACCGAGGCTCTAAAGCAGGAAAGCCGTTTTGTCGAAAGAATGATGGAGCATATGCCTCGATTCACGCGGGAGCATCTGCGTGACAGCGTCAGAGACATGATCTCTGACGCTTACGCTCAAGCCGACGAATACGGTTTCAAAGGGCTTCAACGCCTCGATTTTTTCTATCTTTACGAGCGAAACAGACGCCTGGTGTCGGGCTCACACAGCGCAAAGACTGGTTTGGTTATTACGCCTTTTCTCAATCCCGACTACATCTCTGCGTCCTTCTCGCTCCCGAATTTCGAGAAAGTAGCCAACCCTTTCCACCGCCATATTATCGAGAAAAACACTCCTGAATGGGCGAGTATTCCGTATGCTGCAAGCCTCCCTGAAGAGGAGCTCGAATCGGAAGAGATGCCTTACACAGAGAATCAACAACGTTGGAGGCAGCCCACGGGTTACAGGAACTACGACAATCGCCTTTACTGGGAAAATCTTGCGAAGCCGCTTTTTGACGAATGTCTCAGGAGCAGTGGGTTCTGGACAGAGGTATTCGATCCCGATCTTGCCAGGAGAAAAAGATGGTCTGATGATGCGGATGATCTGGTGATCACCTGCTTGCTTCCTGAAACCTTGGAAGGAAACGCTTTGCGGCCCCAAATTTGAACTGTTCGGAAGCATGGAAAACAATCGATCCTCGGCCGCCGGGCGGCTCGCGCGCTTGACACTCCTGGCGACAGTGGCCCTGCTCGCCGCGGCTTGCATCGTCGAAGAATCAGACGCATCGAAGAAGGCTACGGCTGATTCAGCGGCAGCGTCGGCATCGGCCGTTGCGACGAATTCTGGCGGCGTCGACGCTATCGAGATCTCCGCGCCCGGGTACAACGTCTACTCGCTCGACACTGCCGGGCTCGGCGCACAGATGGATAGTCTCCCGCCGTTCTCGAGCGATCCCGCGTTCACGCAGATCACGGCGAAGTCTGCTGTCGCCCCTCCCCGCAAATTCCCGCTGGCCATCCCCAACCGGGGCCCGGTGGTGCTTCAGCTTCAGGTGATGCTCGACCGCGCCGGATTCTCGCCGGGAATAATCGACGGCACGTGGGGGAAGAATGCGGCGAAGGCTCTCAGGTATTTCCGTGCCGCGAACGGAATGGACTCGGCGGTGACGAAGTCGCTCGACAAGGCAACATACGACAGGCTCGCGGCTGCAGCGCAGACCACTCCGCTCGTTACGACACATGAAGTGACGATGGATGACATGGAAGGACCATTCCTCCCGATTCCCGATGACGTCTACGAGCAGGCGAAGCTCAAGTGCCTCTGCTACAGCTCACCCGCCGAACAGCTGGCCGAGCAGTTCCATACGAGCGAGGCGATGCTGCGACAGCTGAATCCCAAGGTCGACCTCAAGGCGCTGGCCGCCGGCATGACGCTTCAGGTTCCGAATGTCGAGACGCCGATTGACGATGCTGCAACGCGCGATACGGCTGCACAGAGGGCCGCGAGGATCGTCATATCGAAGACAGGCTTCTGGACGCAGGTACTCGACGCATCCGGAAAGATTGTCGCCCATTTCCCTTCGACGCTTGGCGCGGGTTACGATCCTTCGCCCACCGGCGGCTTTCGCGTGACGAACATTTCCCGCGAGCCCTCATTCCACTATCAGCCTGCTCTTTTTGCGGAAGTGCCCGACACCAAGCCCAAGGCAAAGCTTCCACCCGGCCCGAACTCGCCCGTCGGAGTCGTCTGGATGGCGCTGTCGAAGCCCCACTACGGAATTCACGGTACGTCCTCGCCGGAGACTATTGGCTACACGAACTCGCACGGGTGCGTGCGATTGACGAATTGGGATGCGGACCGTCTCGCTTCGCTGATCCGGGCAGGGACGCCGGTGGAGTTTCAATAGTCGCGTCGCACGATAGCTACGTGACGATGCGACTGGACGGCAGTGCATCGCTTTCGCGCACCCCCTGCTCGAATGGCCCGAGCAGGTGCGCGATGCTGTTCGCGTAGTAGCTGATCAATCCACGGTTCTTTGGAAGAACCACGTAACCGTCGCCCGAGCGGACGAGAATCTTTCGCATGCGAAGCATCTTCCACGCACGTTCGAAGATC from the Gemmatimonadaceae bacterium genome contains:
- the rpsG gene encoding 30S ribosomal protein S7, whose amino-acid sequence is MSRRKKSVKRTILPDARYDSQTVSKFINAIMYEGKKSTAERIFYGAMDLVESRTSQSGVTVFKQALTNLKPAVEVKSRRVGGATYQVPVEVRPDRRTALAMRWLITFSRGRNEKSMAEKLAAEVIAASKGEGNAIKKKEDTHRMAEANKAFAHYRW
- the rpsL gene encoding 30S ribosomal protein S12; translated protein: MPTINQLVRQSRRDVQKKEKAPALKSNPQKRGVCTRVYTTTPKKPNSALRKVARVRLTNGFEVTAYIPGEGHNLQEHSIVLIRGGRVKDLPGVRYHIVRGSLDASGVNGRNKSRSKYGTKKPKAAGAAGGKK
- a CDS encoding L,D-transpeptidase, with translation MENNRSSAAGRLARLTLLATVALLAAACIVEESDASKKATADSAAASASAVATNSGGVDAIEISAPGYNVYSLDTAGLGAQMDSLPPFSSDPAFTQITAKSAVAPPRKFPLAIPNRGPVVLQLQVMLDRAGFSPGIIDGTWGKNAAKALRYFRAANGMDSAVTKSLDKATYDRLAAAAQTTPLVTTHEVTMDDMEGPFLPIPDDVYEQAKLKCLCYSSPAEQLAEQFHTSEAMLRQLNPKVDLKALAAGMTLQVPNVETPIDDAATRDTAAQRAARIVISKTGFWTQVLDASGKIVAHFPSTLGAGYDPSPTGGFRVTNISREPSFHYQPALFAEVPDTKPKAKLPPGPNSPVGVVWMALSKPHYGIHGTSSPETIGYTNSHGCVRLTNWDADRLASLIRAGTPVEFQ
- a CDS encoding glycine betaine ABC transporter substrate-binding protein encodes the protein MIRTLGQVLRALLFLSAAVLPPSLVRAQTAKAGSPVVVASKPFGESFILAELFAQLLERRGFTVDRRPGLGATEVAFSAVRSGAVDVYPEYTGTGLLAVLKEPPQNDPAAVFARVAREFPRRYGVRWLPPLGFENTYAIAVRRQTAEQYSLETLTDLAGVAQRLTAGLTADFIERKDGLPGLKSAYGMSFRSVRPLGQAVKYQALTSGAVDVIDGYSTDGFIAKHDLVVLRDDKRFFPPYEAAALVSGRLYRNHPRAIAALVELSDRLDVKTMRRLNARLEVDREPVDAIARSALQELGLIAGAAVVSPSSTSAASSSFAGYMWSQRQTLLAAVVRHLMLVTVALVAGMLVAIPLGLWLDAAGRAAEPVIRAIGLLQTIPSIALLAFMIPLIGIGVWPALVALWLYSLYPIVRSTYSGVRDADPTAVYAARALGMTPSQILRQVRLPLAAPTVLAGIRTAAVIAVGTATLAAFIGAGGLGEPIATGLALADTRLILSGALPAAALALVVDALLAIVERVTTPAPLRHAAAERFRERMQG